TCGTAAGGAAAGCTTTTAGAAAGTTGGATAAGATAaataagaagagagaggaggctgtTTCTAAAGACAAATCATCTGTGGAGAAAATGGAGACTTTAGTGCACCTTGTAATTTCCCAGGATCATACGATTCGTCAACAAATCCAGCGAATCAAAGAACTGGACTGTGAAATCGAAAAGTGCGAGGCCAAAATCCACTTTGACAGAATTAAAAGACACGGTATCAACTATGTACAGGACACATATATGGTTGATCAAAATTCGGAGACGGAGTCGACAGACCAGGATATGCCTTGTTCTTCGGAAACTATTGCTCAGTTTGAGGAGTATGCGTCAAGATGCGAGGAAGTTATCAGGCTTCAGGAGGAACTTGCTGAGCGAGAGGCTCTTTTGGAAAGTCTCACGGGTGAGATTCAAGAAGAACTAAATCACCGGTGGATGAAACGCCGACAAGAGGAGCTGTCCAATAAAGACACGGAGAGTATTGCCGAAGAGTTGGCTATCCGAGTTACATCAGTCTCCCCCCAACCAGAAGCCGGTGGCCCTGAGGTGGAACTTTTGTCAGAGAATGAAGTACAGCTAGAGGAGGAAAGAGTCAAAACGCAACTGGACACAAGTTTGTACATCGGCTTGCGTTTGAACACGGATTTGGAAACTATTAAAAGCGACTTGGACATGAGCCAAGAACAGTGGGAGGCGAAAGAAAGGGAACTAACGGCATTGCTGGAGAAAGTGGATTCGCTGAATGTAGATGAGGTTGAACCTACAAAGGACATCAAGGGAGACTTACCTGTCATGGACACCGAAACGTTGCC
This DNA window, taken from Alosa sapidissima isolate fAloSap1 chromosome 11, fAloSap1.pri, whole genome shotgun sequence, encodes the following:
- the LOC121723426 gene encoding ras association domain-containing protein 10-like — translated: MEPEDCKISVWVCREEKLVSGLSRRTTCADVVKVLLEDQNLQQGASAAMLSGSPQSYCIVEKWRGFERILPNKTKILRLWSAWGDEQENVRFVLVKNEASLPNNGPRSAEARVVPSKESPACKGTAKTAMAFSQEKQRRIVRKAFRKLDKINKKREEAVSKDKSSVEKMETLVHLVISQDHTIRQQIQRIKELDCEIEKCEAKIHFDRIKRHGINYVQDTYMVDQNSETESTDQDMPCSSETIAQFEEYASRCEEVIRLQEELAEREALLESLTGEIQEELNHRWMKRRQEELSNKDTESIAEELAIRVTSVSPQPEAGGPEVELLSENEVQLEEERVKTQLDTSLYIGLRLNTDLETIKSDLDMSQEQWEAKERELTALLEKVDSLNVDEVEPTKDIKGDLPVMDTETLPSIEKNSGWVEQARGLSKSRNTNDDDSDTGLSSMHSQDSDNTPVCESLV